A segment of the Granulicella aggregans genome:
TGCGCACGAAGCCTTCGACAAGCTCCTCGCCGAAGGGCCACCAGAACTTGGCGATCGCATCCGCATGTACATTAGCGCCTGCCTGCTGCAGGTGAGCAAGGGCAAGACGGAGTTCGCCAGCCACGAAGAGCGCTACGACTACGCCATCTCCCTGCTGAACAACGGCCACTACGAAGACGCACGCGAAGAGTTCAAGGCCATCCTGGCCGAGAAGCAGAACGCCGACTACGCCTTCTACGGCCTCGCCGTGCTCGCCAGCATGACCGGCGACTCGCACACCTGCCTCGAACACCTCACCGAAGCCATCCGTCTCAACAGCCGCAACCGCATACAGGCGCGCTCGGACTCCGACTTCCAGGACATGGCCGACGATCCCCGCTTCACCGACCTCCTCTACCCCGAGGTCTAATCCCCTTGCACCACACTCCGGCGCAATCCCCTCGATTCGCCTAAACTGGATGAGGTCCGGCGCGCCACCAGAGCATCCGCGCGTCGAACACTTAGCCTCCGGCCTCCAGCGAACTGCGATAGACCCCTCTTGCCCACGCTCCCCGTCTCCACTACTACGCGCGCTCCGCTTCGTGTCGTCGCCATCGGCGGAGGCACGGGGCTATCAACCCTGTTGCGCGGACTGAAGCGATACGTCGCTGCACCCTCCGGTTCTTCGGCTGTCTCCGACTGCGCCGACCACCTATGCATGATCCGCGACCTCACCGCAATCGTGACGGTGACCGATGACGGCGGCTCCTCCGGCCGGCTGCGAGAGGATTTGAAGATCCTTCCCCCGGGCGACGTCCGCAACT
Coding sequences within it:
- a CDS encoding TPR end-of-group domain-containing protein, with the protein product MTQGKSANTLNAKRAPRTLAGTLPAAQDDSRNRSLAHYESALRLMQTGKYEAAHEAFDKLLAEGPPELGDRIRMYISACLLQVSKGKTEFASHEERYDYAISLLNNGHYEDAREEFKAILAEKQNADYAFYGLAVLASMTGDSHTCLEHLTEAIRLNSRNRIQARSDSDFQDMADDPRFTDLLYPEV